acatataaattaaagttaaatttgtGACTAATCGATATTCAAACAATTGACAGACGGTGCACGCACAATCCACAGAATCATCACGCACCATGGCATCACTGCAGATGGTGTTGGCCGGCATGTTCCCGCCGGAGAATACGCCCATGGAGTGGAACAAGAAGCTGAACTGGCAGCCCATTCCAATTGTGACCGAGCCAGAGAAAACTGACCTTGTAAGGATGCAGCATGCCACCCTCTTATTAATTTATGGCAATTCActtcaataaatttcatttattcacaGCGTTTGCGACAGAAGGTTCCCTGTCCCCGCTACTACGAGGCAGTTTGGGAGGTAATGCACACACCAGAAGTTGTTGCTTTGCACGAGGCGAACGCACAACTGATGAAGGAACTGCATGAGTTGACGGGCTTCAATGTCACATATTCGCATCATGTTACCGATATCTACATCTCGCTGCAAACTCAGCTGGCTTATGGTCTGGAGGTTCCAGAATGGGCCAAGGACTATTTCCCGGAGAAGATGCGACCGCTGGCAACTAAATCCTACACCTATGATGCTTATACGGATGAGATGAAAAAACTTAAGGGCGGCTATTTTCTGGCCGATCTTTACAAGCAGCTGCAGGCAAAGATCGCTGGAGAACTGAAGCCAGCCGAtagaaaattctttatttactgCGCCCACGATTGGACCGTGGCAAATGTGTTGAGTGCTCTGGATGTGTGGGGCACACAGATGCCTCGCTTCTCGGCGCTCATTGCTTTTGAGTTGCACAAGCGCAAAGATACCGGCGAGTATTTTGTGGAAATCTACTTCCAAAACGATCCCAGCAAGGAGCCAAAGCTACTCCAAGTTCCTGGCTGCGATAAGCAGTGTCCCGTTGCCAAGCTGGTGGAGCTTTCCAAAAACGTTCTGCCCGATGCTCCCTACGAGCAGATGTGTGTGGCCAAGGGCACCAGCGATGGCACCATTATTACCTATCACTAGTGTGAAACGCTTTCAGTCCAATCCAATAGTATTAACTGTGTTTAGTCTAACTATATGTCTATCTACTCTAAACTCTTTATAGTCTAAAGATTACTGTCTACACAAATCTgtatagtttaaatatatttctgtcCACACTAAATTATTTACTTGTATTAAAActacttttttacttgttttaagtCGGTTGACTTGTATGGCTATGAAACACCCAAGAAATCGATCTGTACCATATGTAGACTACAGAAAACTTTTCCACTAGAATTTCACTTCTGAGTGCCCCATTAGACCTTAAACCACAAAGGTTGATGTCTAAGCTAATCACAAAATTTGGCCAGAGGTTTGACAGTTGGGTATTTTCGTGTCAACTTCCTAAGGAACTATACGCTTGATTTGTACTCTGAATTTTATTGACTGTGTTCATCTGGACTCATTCTCTGATCATACTCGGACATAGGTGAATGATTGTAAAAATACGAATTTACTATGAATAGTTCGCCAATAGATATTCGTAGACATAATCGAAAGTAAGCAGCATAATTGCACCACCGGGACCCAGGCGCATCACCTTAGGCAACAGACCCTTGTAGAGACCACGGATGCCTTCCTCGCGATAAACGATGCCTATGGTTCGGAAGGTGCCCTCGTATTTGATCTCATTGGGCACTGGCTGTGGTCCCTGGATGCGAGACTTGGCTACATCGAAGGGTGTATTGAAAAGGCAGCCCAAAGTGCCCGCCGTGAAGCCAATGATAATCTTCCGCACAAACTCCCACGACGCATTCTCCGACTTTGGCACCATGTTCTTCACCGTGTGATAGAAACCGAAGTAGACCGTATTGAATACGCCATTGCGTCCAACTGTGGCAGTTACACCCTTCAGCAGTCCCCGCTTTCCGAAGCCCTCGCTTTTGATGATTTCCCGAGCCACCGAGTACGAGGTtcgcagtttttttttacgatCCGCTTGCTGCGTCACCTTCACCACCTCAAAGGGATTCACTACGAAGGCCTCCAGTACGCCAGCCGTCATGCCAGCCAGCGAAAACGAGAGCGGAGTTGGTTTCGCTGAGCCAAACTGAAAGAAATGTCGCGTCTGCTCGAACACCAAAAACTTAATGGCTCGCTTTGGGGTCTCAGCCAAAATGGGTGGAAGCAGACCCTTCCAGAACGATAGAATTCCCTCCTGACGGTACATCTTTGCGAAACAGTCCAGCACCCCATTGTAAATTACTTCAGATGAACCTGCAGATGGTTTGGCTTGGAGTTGCATGCGTGTCTTGACCACGTCCAATGGCTGCATGAGACACACCTCAAGGAATCCGGCGGATGCGCCAGAGAGCACTTGGAAAGCAGCTTGCTTACCGGGGGATATGTCCTGGGAATATTTCAAGGTGTTCATGTTTGGCTATTGAATCGGAAAAAACggattaaaatttataatttcaaaggGTGAgcattgctttttgttgtaaagttaaaaacaaatagaataaatatttatttaatcatatttCATAAGTGTCGAATAGAGTTATACATGTTAGACTAAGCTAACtaagtttaataatttaatattgcccaaaaatataactaatttgtaattttttaaatataatttaaattagaaacaGTAAAAGCTTAGTAATGAATTAATGTAGACAATTGGttgatacaaatttaattcaatttaattgtaactcttctatatactacaaaaattgtatgaaTAAACTTATTTAGAGCTGTTAGATTTCGACTATAAATTGACACAATATTATTGGCTGGAGCTCTTAATTCATTGCAATCGTAACTCTTCCATATCgcttaaatatatgttatatacatatatatctaatatacttaaattaaCTATAGATTAACATCAAGCGAGTATTATATAAATGCTCTACCTCGTTATGAGTGTTGTGTGATTGATTTGCACGCTACTAAATTAACCTATGCCAATCTGAAAACTAGTGTGCGTGTAGTATTTACTGCTATCTGCCGTATTTGAAGGTGGTTTGAATAGTTCTTAACAGCACTGTACATGCGTCATGTCAATATTTATATCCATTCAACAATCATAACAAATGCTTTTTTGCAGACTGTTTGATAAGCCATGAAGATTAGATAACTAGAATGTTTGAGCACCACATAActaatatgtttttttttgcgaaaatagaataaaatgataaaaattatcaaaaaaataaataaaatgtaaaaggtattgaattatacatttatttaatatatacaatttagaTTTGCGTACTAAAATAAGAAAGTTCAGATTACAATgcttttttgattaaaattaaaggGAATTAGTTGATGTGGAATTACTGaagctaataaataaatgcgatgCGACCTCAGTAAACTTatttgtaaatacatttttcggTTGCCTAATTTACATTGGAATGAGTagaaaattatacaaatttaaaaagttcgTCTTTATATGTTTTGGGTacttaaattttgaaattctatattttactattaatttactgataatatatattcaaattctattttttaaaactCATTTATTTCTGATACTCCCCTTTTGAAACTATTGTAAAATGAAAGCTTCACAGATCTAATAAAACTTACTGTGCACTTATTGCAAGCCAGGCAGTTGGAGTTGGTAGCTTTCCACgtgttaaattgaaatgaagtaattagtaatatatgtatgtatattaagtatacgcaagcCGTTTAaggacagcaacaacttccGTGCATTATAAAGTGacatgtaaatttaaattcggCAATTTAACAACGTTGACAGCAATTAAAggcaacaagcaaaaacaaacttgCATAATAAGTAATTAGCATAAGTTCGATAAACAAACAATCCACCTGGCAAGATTTATTGGCCGAGAATTCGGTGACGAATTTCTTTGGTCATAAATTCGGGCAGCTCCGAAGAAGACCGCAGATGTGATTTCCAATGTGATTGTGTGGCTTTTattgtgcttgtgtgtgtgtatatgtttatttgttaGTGTGTTtgttataaatgtaaatgttgaTATGTAAAGCGTGAGCGAGATTTAAAATGCTTCAAATGTTGGGGcattgttgtggctgctgctcaaTGTACGATCAGTTGTGgacagcacaacacacaatagACCGACTCGACAACActagcaacaacgacaacaacaataactactaAAAGTAACAATCACAATcggaataaaaataatataattgtcAGAATCGTCGGCGAAACGGTGACGAAAGCATTTGGCGATAATGAAACGATAAAAGACACATATGTTTCTCTCTATGAGGTTTGGACAACGTTGCGTGGGCTTTGACTTTGTCTGCTGTGCGAATTGAGACAGTACGGCGTAAGAGCTCTGCCGAACAGCTGACAACTATCCGTTGTTCGTCGCCCGCAATCGTTATCCGTCATTATCCGGTTATCCGTTATCGAGTTGTTCGCTTATCTCCGCTCACGGTTTgtcgaaaattgaaaatattacgCGTCTCATCAAGCAACAATGTCAGTTCAGTTTGTCAAAGCCAAACATATTGTAAAACCATATTTCTTATTGTCTTTGCATTGGATGATAACAGAAATATAAGACAAATAGAGCTCGAAAACTCGTATTCAAATGCTGATGAAAGAAAGGCGCCCTCAAAACCCGTTCCCATCGTCTTGgtaaattaacaacaataccttttgtttttaattttcaatttgttaatttgctaatttttgttgttgctgttgttggtgttgggtttgttgttgcttttgctgattCTTGTTTTATGAGCAGCATAATTAAAGACGCCgaataacacaaaaaacgcaaaaaagccaaaaaatcaaatacgaaagaaacaaaataaaaataacaaacaatataaaagTTGTCTGTGCGTCTTCTGAACTGTGTTTTGTGGTTGTTCGGACCGTGTCAACGTTCCCGCTCCGCTATTAGCGCTCCGAACTcagcaaatttatatacaaaaacaataataaaaaaaaaaaacaaaaacaataaccgCGAGACCCCCCTCGGCCCCAAAATCCGAAGCCCAATCCCAATCTCAAGCACCGGCTAAATCATATAAAGCGGGTCTACAAAATGCCGCGTTCGCATTTCACTAGAAGGCATTGTCTAGCGATGACGGGCGGATTAATTGCATTGGCGCTGCTGATCTTGTGCCTCACACACACCACGGTGATCACGGGTAAAATTACCGATCCCGGCACCGATGAGTCTACCCTTGAGCTGTTGCATGTGGTAAGTCTATGAGCCGACGAACAACGAACGGTGAATTACGAACTGCGAACGACTGCAAATCAAATCAGCTGTGTTTATCACACTGTGCAGCATGAATTGCGTTTAGAATGCAAGCTAAGCGTGTTGGCTAAAGCGGCTAAACAAGTGAATAAAATAGTGATGCTTAACGTGCGAGAAAGTATTGAAAAACGATCAGAGATTGATCTAATTTATTCTATTccacatacatttataatgtgttacaaaaattttgaaaGTTTAATGTAGAATATTCAAAGAGTGTTCAGTGTATAATGCAATTCTGATAGACTTTGATTGTACACTGAGAATGCTTGTAACTTCTTCGAGTAGTCATCACATttcgtatttaatttaattaaaaaatcagcTGATTGGACTGTTAACTTTGTAAACTTGACATTGGCAAGTCAATGCCATTTACATAGTATgaatgataaaataaaaatacatacttTTGATAGTACACCAAGTAATTTATACGCTGTTCATGTCagcacttttgttttgctgatTGTGTAGCGGAGTGTAGCGTAgcatttaattattgcatgacattatattaatttagtacgTTGCGGGCAGTGGCAATAGTCGTATGTCGAACGATAAGAGAGCTACATATGTACGAATGAGAATTCCCATTAAATATGTATCTTCGGGACAGAAAGTGAGGGTGATCCATGAACTACATTCGACCCAGTTAGAAGGTGGGTAAATTTGCACACATTCGATAAGCATAACATATCGAAGCTAACGGCAAACAAAAACTGACAGAGTGACATGTGAAGTGTGCTTTGAAATATTAGCAGCTGCTTTAATTGAGATTAAACACAATGCAAAAGCCAGCATTCTAATTATAGAACATATTAAGTATAGACTGTTGAGTAATATAATGACGACTTGAACACGACTCAATGTACATTcaactcaaatatttatatgcatgtAATGTGTGATTATCCCAAAGGTATTCCCCAGTGCAAATCTATCTGTCAAGTTGGAGATAAA
This is a stretch of genomic DNA from Drosophila albomicans strain 15112-1751.03 chromosome 3, ASM965048v2, whole genome shotgun sequence. It encodes these proteins:
- the LOC117569633 gene encoding lysosomal acid phosphatase, translated to MFAKQIVGLLLCLGCYLLVSGGIVKDSQDEQPNSDSTLELVTLLFRHGPRTPVNTYPKDPYLNETYEPYGWGQLTNGGKLELYKIGKQLRKRYRQFLPAYYRPDTVHAQSTESSRTMASLQMVLAGMFPPENTPMEWNKKLNWQPIPIVTEPEKTDLRLRQKVPCPRYYEAVWEVMHTPEVVALHEANAQLMKELHELTGFNVTYSHHVTDIYISLQTQLAYGLEVPEWAKDYFPEKMRPLATKSYTYDAYTDEMKKLKGGYFLADLYKQLQAKIAGELKPADRKFFIYCAHDWTVANVLSALDVWGTQMPRFSALIAFELHKRKDTGEYFVEIYFQNDPSKEPKLLQVPGCDKQCPVAKLVELSKNVLPDAPYEQMCVAKGTSDGTIITYH
- the LOC117569631 gene encoding mitochondrial 2-oxodicarboxylate carrier-like; amino-acid sequence: MNTLKYSQDISPGKQAAFQVLSGASAGFLEVCLMQPLDVVKTRMQLQAKPSAGSSEVIYNGVLDCFAKMYRQEGILSFWKGLLPPILAETPKRAIKFLVFEQTRHFFQFGSAKPTPLSFSLAGMTAGVLEAFVVNPFEVVKVTQQADRKKKLRTSYSVAREIIKSEGFGKRGLLKGVTATVGRNGVFNTVYFGFYHTVKNMVPKSENASWEFVRKIIIGFTAGTLGCLFNTPFDVAKSRIQGPQPVPNEIKYEGTFRTIGIVYREEGIRGLYKGLLPKVMRLGPGGAIMLLTFDYVYEYLLANYS